The following coding sequences lie in one Hyphomonas adhaerens MHS-3 genomic window:
- a CDS encoding OmpH family outer membrane protein encodes MSHLKKILCAFALLIGSAAFTAPVAAAQGSNVIAIDEVKILRDSKAGKDMATKLNNIETQMNGELTPERNTLQTEGQALDAKLAGKTREQVNGDTALVSELNGYQAKANAFAAKAKRASQEFSLTERVALATFNKALEPVLLQVIQEKNADVVVSKSSVVYSADKIDATDLVIQKLDAATPTLTVTRQKIPDQPANPQ; translated from the coding sequence GCATTGCTTATCGGCAGTGCCGCTTTCACGGCCCCGGTGGCCGCGGCACAAGGCAGCAATGTTATCGCCATTGATGAAGTGAAGATCCTTCGCGACAGCAAGGCTGGCAAGGATATGGCGACAAAACTCAACAACATCGAAACACAGATGAACGGCGAGCTGACACCGGAACGGAACACGCTGCAAACCGAAGGCCAGGCACTGGACGCCAAACTGGCCGGCAAGACCCGCGAGCAGGTGAATGGCGATACCGCTCTGGTTTCAGAGTTGAATGGCTATCAGGCAAAAGCGAACGCTTTCGCTGCGAAAGCGAAACGGGCGTCGCAGGAATTCTCGCTGACCGAGCGTGTTGCGCTGGCGACCTTCAACAAGGCCCTTGAACCGGTCCTGCTTCAGGTCATTCAGGAAAAGAATGCCGATGTCGTCGTGTCCAAGAGTTCGGTGGTCTATTCCGCTGACAAGATCGATGCGACCGATCTTGTGATCCAGAAGCTGGATGCGGCTACACCGACCCTGACCGTGACCCGCCAGAAAATTCCGGATCAACCGGCAAATCCGCAGTAA
- the lpxD gene encoding UDP-3-O-(3-hydroxymyristoyl)glucosamine N-acyltransferase, translated as MTVDPRFYAPLGALTLGQIAELTDAVMEGDGDLPVSGIASAANAQAGDLAFLDGNGKSVPEISANAGIFVTNEANLQYVPEGASKLVTRFPRYAHSVAALAMYKPRHLDWTGEARISPDAQVHEGAHVSPGAVIGPGAVVGEGSWIGPNASLGPGVQVGRHCQIGANTSVFCALLGDHVTLLAGARIGEAGFGVLAAPDGQRDAPHFGRVILQDHVSIGANTCIDRGVFEDTIMGERTKIDNLSQIAHNVVFGRSVIMAAFGGISGSVRVGNHAMIGGRVGIADHVRVGDGVSLAASSGLFRNIEDGETWGGTPAKPIRQWMREVAWLQKQANPKKNN; from the coding sequence GTGACGGTTGATCCGCGGTTCTACGCGCCATTAGGGGCTTTGACGCTCGGCCAGATAGCGGAATTGACCGATGCGGTAATGGAAGGCGACGGCGATCTGCCTGTGTCGGGCATCGCCTCCGCCGCCAATGCCCAGGCAGGCGATCTCGCCTTCCTGGACGGTAACGGCAAGTCCGTCCCCGAGATCTCGGCGAATGCCGGGATTTTCGTGACCAATGAAGCCAATCTTCAATATGTCCCTGAAGGTGCATCGAAGTTGGTGACTCGCTTCCCGCGCTATGCCCACTCCGTGGCGGCACTGGCGATGTACAAGCCCCGCCATCTGGACTGGACGGGTGAGGCCCGGATTTCACCTGATGCTCAGGTGCATGAGGGGGCGCATGTTTCGCCGGGGGCGGTTATCGGCCCTGGGGCAGTTGTTGGTGAAGGCAGTTGGATCGGCCCCAACGCTTCGTTGGGTCCGGGCGTTCAGGTCGGGCGGCACTGTCAGATCGGGGCCAATACAAGCGTATTCTGCGCATTGCTCGGAGATCATGTGACCTTGCTGGCGGGCGCGCGTATCGGCGAAGCCGGATTTGGCGTGCTTGCTGCGCCAGACGGACAGCGCGATGCGCCGCATTTCGGGCGTGTGATCTTGCAGGATCACGTCTCAATTGGCGCAAATACCTGTATCGACCGCGGCGTCTTCGAGGATACGATTATGGGCGAGCGCACCAAGATCGATAATCTCAGCCAGATCGCTCACAATGTCGTTTTTGGGCGTTCTGTTATCATGGCGGCGTTTGGGGGCATCTCAGGCTCCGTCAGGGTTGGCAATCACGCCATGATCGGTGGGCGGGTTGGTATTGCCGACCATGTCAGGGTCGGTGATGGTGTTAGCCTGGCGGCCTCCTCGGGCCTGTTCCGGAATATCGAGGATGGTGAAACCTGGGGCGGCACGCCTGCAAAGCCGATCCGCCAGTGGATGCGTGAAGTCGCCTGGTTGCAGAAACAGGCAAACCCGAAGAAAAATAACTGA
- the lpxA gene encoding acyl-ACP--UDP-N-acetylglucosamine O-acyltransferase, with the protein MPTQIHPTAFVEDGAQLGTDVTIGPFCHVSANAVIGDGCSLHSHAVVTGHTSVGRNSVLFPHATLGCSPQVIGFESTPDSRLEVGENCTFREYATAHAGMPKFGGLTKVGDHCYIMIGAHIAHDNVIGNHVVMANNVSLAGHIEVGDHVWFGGLAAVHQFSRIGRNAFVGGGAIVVEDIIPFGSVVGNHAKLSGLNMVGLKRRGFDKSQLMQIRSAYKAVFFGDGLFKERLAKAAADFADQPLAMELISFIQAGGDRPICKPA; encoded by the coding sequence ATGCCGACACAAATACATCCTACCGCGTTCGTTGAAGACGGCGCCCAGCTTGGCACGGATGTCACGATTGGTCCGTTCTGCCATGTCAGCGCAAACGCGGTGATTGGCGATGGGTGCAGTCTGCACTCCCATGCTGTCGTGACTGGGCACACAAGCGTCGGACGGAACAGCGTCCTGTTTCCACACGCGACATTGGGGTGCAGCCCGCAGGTCATCGGCTTTGAGAGCACGCCTGATTCCCGCCTCGAAGTGGGCGAGAATTGTACGTTCCGCGAATACGCCACTGCCCACGCCGGCATGCCGAAGTTCGGTGGCCTGACGAAAGTCGGCGACCACTGCTACATTATGATCGGCGCGCACATCGCCCATGACAATGTCATCGGAAATCATGTCGTGATGGCGAATAATGTGTCGCTGGCCGGCCATATCGAAGTGGGAGACCATGTCTGGTTCGGTGGACTCGCCGCAGTTCATCAGTTCTCCCGTATCGGCCGCAATGCATTCGTTGGCGGTGGCGCGATCGTGGTGGAAGACATCATTCCCTTCGGATCGGTCGTCGGAAACCATGCCAAACTGTCCGGCCTCAACATGGTTGGGCTGAAACGGCGTGGATTCGATAAAAGCCAGCTGATGCAGATCCGCAGCGCCTACAAGGCCGTCTTTTTTGGGGATGGTTTGTTCAAGGAGCGTCTTGCAAAGGCAGCGGCCGATTTCGCA